From Nicotiana tabacum cultivar K326 chromosome 22, ASM71507v2, whole genome shotgun sequence, one genomic window encodes:
- the LOC142176447 gene encoding uncharacterized protein LOC142176447 — translation MLRRHMVGMYHAWMTGRAPPPPPPSFLDAALTQTPDTMPDDPPYSPDPPTYLQAHDAQYYPSEVAHKVSYSYKQGPRDEPQVENEKSTGRKGKDGASTRLKGIEQPSKNKQGMGDQGSVSHKELSMSPDVHLPAGFKVPKFNLLDGYGDPVAHLRDYCSKMRSVSEKDDLLMAHFNTSLTGAALEWHNHQDINKWPTIGDMGQDFVRHFQYNIDIVPDHSSLSHMEKKPKESFRDFWLRWNEQVARNDPPIDRKDLAEPRRRQGPVVVLAKRPQPQFQPQTYPRAPHNPPHHYPSNNDRSYVQPLGHSLRQRHGPVVVLAKRSQPQYRPHEHP, via the coding sequence atgttgaGACGACACATGGTGGGCATGTACCATGCCTGGATGACCGGGAGAGCACCACCTCCGCCACCACCTAGTTTCTTAGATGCTGCCCTCACCCAAACTCCggacacaatgccagatgatcctccatactctccagatccacccacttatctccaagctcatgatgcccaatattacccctcagaggttgcccacaaggtttcctactcatACAAACAGGGCCCAAGGGATGAGCCTCAGGTTGAAAATGAAAAGTCcacaggaagaaaagggaaagatggGGCATCCacgaggctgaaaggcatagaacaaccctcaaagaacaagcaaggaatgggagaccagggtagcGTATCTCACAAGGAATTGTCTATGTCCCCCGACGTTCatctgcctgcggggtttaaagtgccaaagtttaacttgctTGATGGGTATGGAGATCCGGTAGcgcatttgagggattattgcagtaaaatgagaagtgttagcgagaaagatgatttgttgatggcgcaTTTCAATACGAGtttgactggggcagctttggaatggcataatcatCAAGATATCAATAAATGGCCTACAATAGGCGACATGGGTCAAGATTTTgtgcgacactttcagtacaatatagacattgtcccagaccactcctccctatctcatatggaaaagaaacccaaagaAAGTTTTAGGGACTTTTGGCTCAGATGGAATGAACAAGTTGCTCGGAATGatcctcccattgatagaaaagatcTTGCTGAGCCCCGCCGACGACAGGGTCCAGTGGTCGTTCTTGCCAAACGTCCTCAGCCTCAATtccaaccccaaacctatccccgagccccacataatccacctcaccATTATCCTTCGAACAATGACCGGTCATATGTTCAACCGCTAGGTCACTCCCTCCGCCAACGACATGGTCCGGTGGTCGTTCTTGCTAAACGCTCTCAGCCTCAATACCGACCTCATGAACATCCCTAA